TCCATCTCCAAGAGATTCAAAGTGGTCAGGATAATCCTGCCAGACGAGAGGTCCACCTATCTCCAGTTTCTTCATCCGGTCAATTAGCTTGAGTCTAGCTCCACCATCTATCCGTTGAATTTCGCGATAGACTTTGGATGAACTCAGTGGATTCCGCCTGATTCCTTCCAGACAAACGTAGAGCATTCGCAGGAACTCTTCACCGAGGCCGGGAGCTTTGTCTTCATACCATCTGTATGCGGTAACAACATCTTCTTCTACGTCCGGAAGAAAACGGAGGACATACCTCATTTCCTTTTCTCTACGCGGGTTTGAAGTTCTTCTAAAGAGAGAAGGTTTCCCGGACCCGATTCATAGGAATCGAGCCTTCTCTCCAGTTCATCTTTATGGCTTTGAGGAACGACCAGGCTAGATTCGTCACCAGCTATACTATCCCACAGATCTTCTACCAAGAGGATCTTTTCCGGTGTACTGAGCCCGGCAATTTCGGGAATATCAGTGAGCCGCATTGCGTTCTTCCTCTCAACAAACTAATGGATTTCGTGTTACGACAGGAACGATTCCTCAGTCTTTTATTCATGATTCCGACTGAAAGGTCAAGTATCAGACCACTGATCACGCTTCAACCATTTACCGAATGGGATTCCGCGAGATTCCGGCACACCACACTTAGTTCAATTCGCCTGCCCCTTTTTCTCCTGACTTTTTCTTCCGAGGCTTCGGGCGATCAGCTTCTCAAGTCGACCTATGAACTCGTCGCCACCTCAAGCTTGCTCCGGCTGTTCGCCGGCCGTCTCCTGCTGCGCTTCTTTGAGGCTCTTTCTTGCAACGCGTGTTATGAAGGTGACGACGACTATGGTCGCGACCAGCCCCACCCAGTAATACACCTGCCCGGTGCGGCCCGCTTCGACGCTTCCGGAAGCCACCTCAGCCAGGGATCTGGCAGCGGACCCGAAATAGACATACATCAGACCGCCCGGGATCATGCCCAGGAAAGAGGCCAAAGCATAGTTGCGGAATGATACTTTCGTGAGACCGAGTGCGTAGTTAAGGATGTTGAAAGGAAATACGGGACTGAGCCGAAGGAGAAACACGATCTTGAATCCTTCCCGACCGACCGCCTCATCTACGGCGGCAAACTTCGGATTTCCGGCTACTTTCGCTGCAATCCAGGCACGGCCGAAGGTCCGCCCCACCAGGAAGGCTGCACAGGCTCCAAGAGTTGCACCCAGCCATGCGCTCAAGAAACCGATGGGAACTCCGAACAGGAATCCTGCTGCAAGGGTGAGAACCGATCCCGGCAGTAAAAAGACACAGGCCGCAATATAGAATAATGTGACGAAAAACGGCCCCCACGGGCCAAGCTCCTGAATCCACTGCAAGACAGTCAACATGTGCTGCCTCACTGAAGGCAGAGAAACTCCCCAGATGATAATTCCCGCAACAAGTCCAACCAGTAACAACACAAGAATCGATTTCAATCTCATTGGAAAACCCGGTCCTTTACGACATTACCCTGGCGTTCGTGCATGAACAATGTTCTTCCTCAACAGTACGGACATCTATGAACCCGATCCGGTGACCTGTTCCATTGTTGCCAAGAATTTCTTCGGCGGAACAAAGCCCTCAAGCCGCAAGTCTGCGCGTTCTCGACCCTCCTTATCAAAGAATACCACCGTCGGCACGCCCTTGATGGAAAAATCCTTTGCGAGTTTCCGAATGGATAAATCCTCAGCAGAAGTAAGATCCACTTCCAGGGTCATGAAATTCTGCGCCTGTCTCACCACTGCAGGATCGGTAAACGTTACTTTCTTGAGTTGCTTACACGGGCCGCACCACGCAGCCGAAAAATCGACCATGACCGGCTTGTTCGATTTTTGTGCCTGTTCTATCAATGTTGCCGAGTACGGCTGCCATACGATCCCGGGCCGCGTTGTAAACGACGTACTTACGAAATAGATCGCTGCCCCTACACATACTACTCCGACAGTCTTTTTTACAAATTCGAATTGCCTGAATCCGGCTTCGGTTCGATCTATCCATCCGAGATACACTCCTGCCGCAATGACCACCGCAGCCAGAGTAATGTCGGCGATCCATTCAGGGAAGAGGGGTCTTACGAAATACACGGCCATAGCGATAAGAACCCACCCCATTAATTTTCGAACCCAAAGCATCCATGCTCCTGAACCGGGCAATTTCTCCAAGGCCCCGGAGAACATAGCCAGCACGAAAAGGGGCACCCCCAATCCAAGGCTCAGCACGAAGAAAACCAGAAATCCCATCCAAGGGCTTCCCATGGCAGCAACCCAGGTGAGCAGGCCGACGACGAAAGGTCCTAGACATGGCGCCGCCACTACTCCAAGAGTTAATCCCATGAAAAACGAACCGAAATATCCCGCGTACGATTTGGATGCTGAGTTTCTCAGTCTCTCCGGGAGCTGAAATTCCCATAATCCGAAGAGGCTTGCGGCAAAAGCCAACAAAATGACTGCCACAGCCGAGAGAACAAAGGGATTCTGAAGAGCGCTCCCTAAAATGTTCCCGGTGAGAGCTGCTATGACCCCCAAAAGCGAGTTTGTTATGGATAAGCCGATGATGTACAGTGCAGCGTGAATTGCCAATTTCCCGCGGCCCTGCTCTGTTCTCCCTCCAAAGAAGGCAATGGTAACAGGGATTAACGGATAAACGCATGGAGTAAGATTGAGCGCCATGCCTCCGACAAAGACCGCCAGCAATGCCCAGAGAACAGTCAACCCGTATGGGCGTGCCGAGCCCTTGGGTTTGGCATTTTTTGCCGTCTCGTCTGCTGCAACAATTGTCACGGACGATCGGAGATCGAGTTCGGCAGGAGGCATGGGACTGTCAACATGAGCAAATCGTTTACCTGCGTGGTCTGCCTCAGTTATACCATTGTGCCATGCGGATGTTGCGAATGTAGAGGATGTGAATATCAACGGAAGAAAGCTTACGGTGCCGCCTATCAGCACAATAGCAAGAAACCGAAGCAGCGGTTTTCGTATCCACATGGCTCAGCACCTCCTTCTCTGACGCGATCCCTCGTTATCAACAAATTAAGCATTCTGTTTTGTTCCTTCGCTCTGAGCACTGTAAAAAACGACTCAGGAGACTCAAGATCGAACGTCTTCGAGCAGCATTATGCAAGCTCGTATAATCGGAATGTAATCATCTCGTCAGAATGGTTCTGCAAATCTGTAAGGATTCGAAAAAGGTGATCACGAAACCGGTGGAGACGAGAGATCGGATGTGCTCAAGAACGCAGATGCCCTGTCCTTACTTTCAGGACAATATGTCTCTGTACTTCGAGCGAATCGGCGTCGAGGAGACGAAACACCGTGCTGAATAGGACTTTAGTAGGTTGCAAATTCAGCTTGCGATTGTTTTATTTTCTCACGAATGTTCTTCACGTCAGGAACTCGAACAGTTATTTCACGTATACGAGAAGGTTTTCGGAGACCTTTCAGGTATTCGGCCCCCTGTTTCACGCCTTCCAGCAATCGATTGAAATCTTGATCATTCATCAAATTCACTCCTGACATATTCTCTTGTCACGCTCATTTGAGCAGCCTTCAGACTCTTCGAGCATTGTCGACGGGATATGGATATTCCATGTGCCTGGCCGTAGCACGGGCAACAGCTTCTCCATAACATCGGGTCACAAGCTTGAGAGCCATATCGATCCCTGCGGAAATGCCGGCAGAAGTGAACAAGGAACCGTCCTCAACCACGTGTTCATCGTACGAGACGGTAACGCCCGGAAATGAATCCCTCATCCAGTCCAAAGACTTCCAGTGAGTCGTGGCCTTATGGCCTTCCAACAGACCCGCAAATCCCAGGAGCATCGATCCCGTGCAAACCGAGGTCAGCATTTCCACTTCAGTTGCTCGAGCACGCAACCAGTCGAGCATGACAGAATTACCGATCTCTTTACGCGTGCCCCACCCTCCCGGAACCACAAGAATATCCAGCTTCGGACAACTCTCGAATGTATAGTCCGGGATGACTTTCATTCCTCCCGTGGTAATCACGGGTCCGGCTTTCTCAGCGACAAGCAATACCCTGAAAGGAGACGGTTCTTCCCTCCGCTTTTCCTCATTCAGGCGGGTGGCGCTCAGCACCTCGAAGGGACCGCAAAAATCCAGAACTTCTACATCGTCAAATAAAACTATGCCGACCTGTTTTTGTGTCATAAGTGTCCTCACTGGAAATCCATAGCGTTGTGTTTCGTTTTCTCTATGGTCCGAGACGTCACTGAAATCGTTTTGATACGCCCAAATGGGCGGCATGGAGGACGCCTCCTACTGTCTCACGGTGGGGTCCGAAGTCAATATTGCACCATTTGTGACGCAAAGGCATTAGTATCTCTTTCATTACGGAAAACACGAACGACAGTGACAGTCAAGCAAACATAGCATAGCAGTTGACATAATTTCTGACCTTTTGAACACCCTACCCTTTGTAAGGAACGGTAGGGGCCGGTCCCTGCCGAACCGAACTAATTGATTTGTTTTAAAAAATGTGTCGGCACGGAGGCCGGCACCCACCAATTTTTGAGAAACGCTTTTCGCAATCGGACAAAAATTCTGTCATTTGCTATGAATGTGATGCGAGACCGAGGGAAATGCTAGAGAAGGAAGAGGCGTGTAATGCGAAAGAGGTGTTTTGAGTGGGGAGGCGAAAACCTGCCTCCCCCAACAGTGTAGAAATCTATGAAGCCAGGGAACGGCCTTCATGGAATGCTTTGAGGTTTATGTCCACAAGTTTCGGCTTAAGCGATTCTCTGAGCACTTTTTCGTAGACTTCCACCGGAATATCCAGATATTTCGACAGGACCCCGAGGAAGATCACATTCACCACTCTAGGATTGCCGAGTCTCTCGGCTACCGAGATCCCGTCGACCACGACCATATCAGGCACTTTTGCTTTGATTTTCTGGATCACGTCCGACGGATATTCCTGTTTACCCGTAAAAACTGCAGGCGGCAGGATCTTCTGGTCGTTGAGAATCACTTTGCCTTTCTCGGAGAGGAACGGAAAATACCGCACGGTTTCCAGTTGCTCGAAAGACAAAAGAACGTCGGCTTCTCCGACTCTTATGATTGGCGAACTCACCGTTTTTCCGAACCGCACGTGACTCGAAACAGAGCCGCCTCGCTGAGCCATGCCGTGGATCTCGTTCTTCTTCACATCGTAACCATAGGCCGCTGCAACTCGTCCGAGGACGTCACTCGCAAGGATGATCCCCTGACCGCCGACCCCGACTATGAGCACGTTGTATACTCGATTATTGTCGCTCATGACGCCTCCTCGATCGCATCAAATTTACAGACTTCCTGACAGGTCCGACATCCCACACAAAGCGCATCGTTAATGCGGGAATATCCCTTACGTTTGTCGCCTTCTGCAGGTTCCTCGATTTTCACGAATTCCAGGGCCGGGCAGCCGGTGTTAATGCAGCTCTTACAGCCTTTACATACGTCCGCTTTTATGCGAAGCGGCTTGTCCGGTAATATCCGATCTGTTTTGAGAAGTGCACAGGGAGCCCGAGCGATGATAAGAGACGGTTCATCAGTCTGCAATTCCTCGCGAATTGTGTCCTCAGTTTCTTTCACATTATAAGGACTTACCGTGCGGATTCGCTTAAACCCGAATGCCTCGGCAAGCTTTTCGATATCTGCGCTAATCGTCGGGTCCGCCCGCAACGTAAATCCTGTTCCCGGATTCGGCTGGGCTCCGGTCATAGCAGTTGTCCTGTTGTCCAAGATGACAACCGTAGTGGAACCGCCATTGTACGCGAGCTCCAGGAGCGGCGTCATACCGGAATGAAAGAATGTTGAATCTCCGATGACTGCTACGGCTTTTCCCTTTGCCAATTCTCCCAGGGATCGATCCAACCCTGCAGCAATTCCGATTCCTGCTCCCATGCACAAACAGTTGTCAAGCATCCCTACAGGTGGTAATGCGCCAAGTGTGTAACAGCCAATATCACCGGCCACGTAGACTTTGTTCTTTTTGAGAGCGGTAAATGTGGCTCTGTGCGGACATCCGGGACACATATTCGGAGGTCGAAGCGGCAGTTCAATGTCGATGGAACCGATGCTTTTGGCCTTGGACGATCCCATGAGCGCAATTTCTACCTTCTCCGGAGAAAGTTCGCCACAGAGTCCTGTCAACTCTTTTCCCTCGACCTTTATCCCCATGAGTTTCACGGCATCTTCGATAATAGGATCGAGTTCCTCTATGACTACCAGTCTCTTCACCTTGGATGCGAACTCACGGATCAGCTTCTCGGGTAGAGGCCAGGACATCCCGAGCTTCAGGAAAGAGGCATTCGGCAAAGCTTCCCGGGCATACTGAAACGCAATACCGGCAGCAATGATTCCCAATGAATCGTCGTTCATGATGATGCGATTATAGGAAAAAGTGTCCGCAAACGAAGCTACATCTTTTTGCCTCTGCTCTACAATCGGATGTCGCTTTCTCGCCATCGCGGGAAGCATGACGAACTTCATAGGATCCTTTTTAAGACCGAGTTCCCTGGGGCCTTCCGCTCTGTCCTGCGTTTCGACGAGAGACATGGAGTGAGATACGCGAGTGGAACTCCGGAGTATGACTGGAGTATCGAACATTTCGCTTATCTTGAGAGCCTCACCCACGAGGTCCTTTGCTTCCTGACTGTCTGAAGGCTCGAGACACGGTACTTTCCCGAACTTCGCGAAATTGCGGGTATCCTGTTCGTTCTGTGAAGAATGCATTTCCGGATCGTCACAGACCACGATCACAAGTCCTCCGTTTACGCCGGTATAAGAGAGGGTCATAAACGGATCTGCAGCCACATTGAGCCCGACATGCTTCATGCATGCCATTGCCCTGGCGCCTCCATATGCGGCCCCTGCCGCAACCTCCAAAGCCACCTTCTCATTTGGAGCCCACCCGGCCTTGATTTCAGGGTATCTCTCTCCAACGTACTCCATAATTTCCGTACTGGGAGTACCCGGATAAGCCGAGGCCAATCGGACGCCGTACTCGTAGGCCCCTCGTGCAATGCCTTCGTTTCCTGATAGTAGCTGTTTCACGGCTGCTCACCTTTCATTGTCGTCCGGCAAATGCCGGCAAAATAACCCTCTTGGGTGATTTGCATTGAGTTTAGTTGTAATTTCGTCATGTTATAGAGATTCTGAGGACGCCCGCATGGGGAAAAGACATGCAGCTATCCTAAACTCCGATTCGAGTTCTGTCAAGATTTCAGTGAAATGTGAAAACGATACCCGCATTCGTCTTGCCATCTTTCGCTCTTTATCTTTGAATTTTGAGGGGTTGAGTTGTAGAAATTCTGCCGAATTCACTCTGACCAGTTCATTGTGCTGAAACACTCAGCTTCACCATTGCCGCTTGAGGTTGAAATCCTTACAATTAAGAAAATGCTAATGTATGATTGCCGGTACGCAAGTATCGATTTTGGTCTTGATTTTTGCAGTGTAAAATGCTAAATATACA
The sequence above is a segment of the Desulfomonile tiedjei DSM 6799 genome. Coding sequences within it:
- a CDS encoding DJ-1/PfpI family protein, yielding MTQKQVGIVLFDDVEVLDFCGPFEVLSATRLNEEKRREEPSPFRVLLVAEKAGPVITTGGMKVIPDYTFESCPKLDILVVPGGWGTRKEIGNSVMLDWLRARATEVEMLTSVCTGSMLLGFAGLLEGHKATTHWKSLDWMRDSFPGVTVSYDEHVVEDGSLFTSAGISAGIDMALKLVTRCYGEAVARATARHMEYPYPVDNARRV
- a CDS encoding TVP38/TMEM64 family protein — protein: MRLKSILVLLLVGLVAGIIIWGVSLPSVRQHMLTVLQWIQELGPWGPFFVTLFYIAACVFLLPGSVLTLAAGFLFGVPIGFLSAWLGATLGACAAFLVGRTFGRAWIAAKVAGNPKFAAVDEAVGREGFKIVFLLRLSPVFPFNILNYALGLTKVSFRNYALASFLGMIPGGLMYVYFGSAARSLAEVASGSVEAGRTGQVYYWVGLVATIVVVTFITRVARKSLKEAQQETAGEQPEQA
- the iorA gene encoding indolepyruvate ferredoxin oxidoreductase subunit alpha; this translates as MKQLLSGNEGIARGAYEYGVRLASAYPGTPSTEIMEYVGERYPEIKAGWAPNEKVALEVAAGAAYGGARAMACMKHVGLNVAADPFMTLSYTGVNGGLVIVVCDDPEMHSSQNEQDTRNFAKFGKVPCLEPSDSQEAKDLVGEALKISEMFDTPVILRSSTRVSHSMSLVETQDRAEGPRELGLKKDPMKFVMLPAMARKRHPIVEQRQKDVASFADTFSYNRIIMNDDSLGIIAAGIAFQYAREALPNASFLKLGMSWPLPEKLIREFASKVKRLVVIEELDPIIEDAVKLMGIKVEGKELTGLCGELSPEKVEIALMGSSKAKSIGSIDIELPLRPPNMCPGCPHRATFTALKKNKVYVAGDIGCYTLGALPPVGMLDNCLCMGAGIGIAAGLDRSLGELAKGKAVAVIGDSTFFHSGMTPLLELAYNGGSTTVVILDNRTTAMTGAQPNPGTGFTLRADPTISADIEKLAEAFGFKRIRTVSPYNVKETEDTIREELQTDEPSLIIARAPCALLKTDRILPDKPLRIKADVCKGCKSCINTGCPALEFVKIEEPAEGDKRKGYSRINDALCVGCRTCQEVCKFDAIEEAS
- a CDS encoding addiction module protein, whose product is MRLTDIPEIAGLSTPEKILLVEDLWDSIAGDESSLVVPQSHKDELERRLDSYESGPGNLLSLEELQTRVEKRK
- a CDS encoding indolepyruvate oxidoreductase subunit beta, whose amino-acid sequence is MSDNNRVYNVLIVGVGGQGIILASDVLGRVAAAYGYDVKKNEIHGMAQRGGSVSSHVRFGKTVSSPIIRVGEADVLLSFEQLETVRYFPFLSEKGKVILNDQKILPPAVFTGKQEYPSDVIQKIKAKVPDMVVVDGISVAERLGNPRVVNVIFLGVLSKYLDIPVEVYEKVLRESLKPKLVDINLKAFHEGRSLAS
- a CDS encoding type II toxin-antitoxin system RelE/ParE family toxin gives rise to the protein MRYVLRFLPDVEEDVVTAYRWYEDKAPGLGEEFLRMLYVCLEGIRRNPLSSSKVYREIQRIDGGARLKLIDRMKKLEIGGPLVWQDYPDHFESLGDGLFQIRIYYRDIWYRLIYFLRRKKLLSVMVSSRRQTKLLPRNVRSP
- a CDS encoding protein-disulfide reductase DsbD family protein is translated as MWIRKPLLRFLAIVLIGGTVSFLPLIFTSSTFATSAWHNGITEADHAGKRFAHVDSPMPPAELDLRSSVTIVAADETAKNAKPKGSARPYGLTVLWALLAVFVGGMALNLTPCVYPLIPVTIAFFGGRTEQGRGKLAIHAALYIIGLSITNSLLGVIAALTGNILGSALQNPFVLSAVAVILLAFAASLFGLWEFQLPERLRNSASKSYAGYFGSFFMGLTLGVVAAPCLGPFVVGLLTWVAAMGSPWMGFLVFFVLSLGLGVPLFVLAMFSGALEKLPGSGAWMLWVRKLMGWVLIAMAVYFVRPLFPEWIADITLAAVVIAAGVYLGWIDRTEAGFRQFEFVKKTVGVVCVGAAIYFVSTSFTTRPGIVWQPYSATLIEQAQKSNKPVMVDFSAAWCGPCKQLKKVTFTDPAVVRQAQNFMTLEVDLTSAEDLSIRKLAKDFSIKGVPTVVFFDKEGRERADLRLEGFVPPKKFLATMEQVTGSGS